One segment of Bacillus alkalisoli DNA contains the following:
- a CDS encoding sigma-54 interaction domain-containing protein, producing MMEAIVANAFEWIVVVDCEGKIIYINDNYCDFIEIDKEKVIGMHVKDVIENTRMHIVASSGKAEIADLQYIKGNYMIANRVPLFNKNNEIIGAFGTVIFRDTSEWDKMNTHVKSMLTRIQSYLQEYELHTGVKYSLDDVTGQSNVIHELKEKVKQVAASDVSILIRGESGTGKELFAHSIHQLSERSQKPFIKVNCAAIPEHLLESELFGYEEGAFTGAKKGGKKGKFLLADSGTLFLDEIGDMSLPMQIKLLRVLQEGELEPIGSNQPLQINVRIIAATNRPLEKMMEEKRFREDLYYRIHVIPFTIPSLRERVEDIPTLVRHFIFKICKRTGRRINHIEESVYHILSNYHWPGNIRELENVIQAAVHLSSGDSFTPDSLPDYLKESYSLPIGRKKLKDTLEEAERLAILQSIQICNGDKMEVAKQLGISKSSLYEKLKKYEVVR from the coding sequence ATGATGGAAGCGATTGTAGCAAATGCTTTTGAGTGGATAGTAGTAGTTGATTGTGAAGGTAAGATAATATATATCAATGATAATTATTGTGATTTTATTGAAATAGATAAAGAAAAAGTTATTGGAATGCATGTGAAAGATGTAATTGAAAATACGAGAATGCACATCGTTGCTTCATCAGGTAAGGCTGAAATTGCAGACTTACAATACATAAAAGGAAATTACATGATTGCAAATAGAGTACCATTATTCAATAAGAATAATGAGATAATTGGAGCATTTGGCACCGTTATTTTTCGTGATACGAGTGAATGGGACAAAATGAATACTCATGTTAAAAGTATGCTTACAAGAATCCAATCCTATTTACAAGAGTACGAACTTCATACAGGAGTTAAATATTCGTTAGATGATGTAACCGGTCAGTCCAATGTTATTCATGAATTAAAAGAAAAGGTAAAACAAGTAGCGGCTAGTGATGTTTCCATCCTTATTCGAGGTGAAAGTGGAACAGGTAAAGAACTGTTTGCTCATAGTATCCACCAATTAAGCGAACGAAGCCAAAAACCTTTTATTAAGGTAAACTGTGCCGCAATACCAGAACATTTACTAGAATCAGAGCTTTTCGGATATGAAGAAGGTGCGTTTACTGGAGCGAAAAAAGGTGGAAAAAAGGGGAAGTTTTTACTAGCCGATAGTGGAACACTTTTTTTAGATGAGATTGGCGATATGTCATTGCCGATGCAAATTAAATTACTACGTGTATTACAAGAAGGGGAATTGGAACCAATAGGATCAAATCAGCCTCTACAAATTAACGTTAGAATTATTGCGGCGACAAACAGGCCACTAGAAAAAATGATGGAAGAAAAAAGGTTTAGGGAAGATTTATATTATCGAATACATGTTATTCCTTTTACCATACCTTCACTTAGAGAAAGAGTAGAAGATATTCCTACTTTAGTAAGACATTTCATCTTTAAAATATGTAAAAGGACCGGGCGAAGAATTAACCATATTGAAGAAAGTGTTTATCACATTCTATCTAACTATCATTGGCCAGGTAATATACGAGAACTTGAAAACGTTATTCAAGCGGCGGTACACCTTTCTTCAGGTGATTCGTTCACTCCAGACTCACTTCCAGACTATTTAAAAGAAAGCTATTCCTTGCCTATTGGAAGAAAGAAATTAAAGGATACATTAGAAGAAGCAGAGAGATTAGCGATATTACAATCTATTCAGATATGTAATGGTGATAAAATGGAAGTGGCAAAACAATTAGGTATTAGTAAATCAAGCTTGTACGAAAAACTAAAAAAATATGAAGTAGTTAGATAG
- a CDS encoding GntP family permease, translating to MLSMIGLIGGLGLLIFLTMRGMNLLVVGPLSALVVALFSGMPLFPQLAAEGQANLVGNYMTGFSGFITSWYLMFLLGAIFGKVMEDSGAADSVSRLVVDKLGMKYAVVAIVAACAILTYGGVSLFVVAFSVYPMAISLFKQANLPRRFIPAALAFGSVTFTMTSAGSPEIQNWIPIPYLGTTPYAGLEVSIIVAVFMMVFGYWWLKRMLTKAVARGEKFEARDSDPTIDENRALPNPLLSMIPLAVVLVISYIFHDSLKQSALIIALLGGVITTYLLARKFFRNFWEAVSAGTMGALIAIGNTAAVVGFGGVAKAVPAFDVAVNAMTSIPGSPLIGGAIAVSVIAGMTGSASGGQAIALPILAPHYLDMGVNAEALHRTVAISSGALDSLPHNGYVVTTVRAICGETHQAAYGPVAALTVVVPLIGLAIAIALFSLGLGI from the coding sequence ATGTTGAGTATGATTGGTTTAATTGGAGGTTTAGGACTTTTAATTTTTTTAACGATGAGGGGAATGAACTTATTAGTAGTCGGACCACTTTCCGCATTAGTCGTTGCATTATTTAGTGGAATGCCTCTTTTTCCACAATTAGCAGCAGAAGGGCAGGCAAATTTAGTTGGTAACTATATGACTGGCTTTTCTGGGTTTATTACATCCTGGTACTTAATGTTCTTACTTGGTGCTATCTTTGGAAAAGTAATGGAGGATAGCGGTGCGGCTGATAGTGTGTCAAGGTTAGTAGTAGATAAGCTTGGGATGAAATATGCGGTGGTAGCTATCGTGGCCGCATGTGCCATTTTAACTTACGGTGGAGTTAGTTTATTCGTTGTAGCATTCTCTGTGTATCCAATGGCAATTAGTTTGTTTAAACAAGCAAATTTACCGAGAAGGTTTATACCTGCTGCCCTTGCATTCGGATCCGTTACATTTACAATGACTTCTGCTGGTTCTCCAGAAATTCAAAACTGGATTCCGATTCCATATTTAGGAACGACTCCTTATGCTGGATTGGAAGTAAGTATTATTGTTGCAGTATTTATGATGGTATTTGGTTATTGGTGGTTAAAGCGAATGCTGACAAAGGCTGTTGCAAGAGGAGAAAAGTTTGAAGCTCGTGACAGTGATCCGACTATTGATGAAAATAGAGCATTACCAAATCCGTTGTTAAGTATGATACCTTTAGCTGTTGTATTAGTAATCTCTTATATTTTCCATGATTCCTTAAAACAATCTGCTTTAATTATTGCTCTTTTAGGTGGAGTAATCACAACGTACTTACTTGCAAGAAAGTTTTTCCGTAACTTCTGGGAAGCAGTGTCTGCTGGAACAATGGGAGCATTAATTGCAATCGGTAACACTGCAGCTGTTGTAGGGTTCGGTGGAGTTGCAAAAGCTGTTCCTGCATTTGACGTAGCCGTTAACGCAATGACTAGTATTCCAGGTAGTCCACTTATTGGAGGAGCTATCGCTGTAAGTGTAATTGCTGGTATGACAGGTTCTGCATCAGGAGGTCAAGCAATAGCGTTACCGATCCTTGCTCCACATTATTTAGATATGGGCGTAAATGCTGAGGCATTGCATCGTACAGTAGCCATATCATCAGGAGCGTTAGATTCACTGCCACATAACGGGTATGTGGTAACTACAGTTCGTGCGATTTGTGGAGAAACACATCAAGCAGCATATGGGCCGGTTGCGGCGTTAACAGTAGTTGTTCCATTAATTGGATTAGCAATTGCAATCGCGCTATTCTCTTTAGGTCTTGGGATATAA
- a CDS encoding 3-hydroxybutyrate dehydrogenase: MVENKVVLITGAAQGIGYEMGKIFAKNGAKVILTDINESLVMEVSKSLNDGGFETLGLKCDVTDEENIKNVIETAVATYGRLDVLINNAGLQHVSMIEDFPTEKFEFLTKVMLVAPFVAIKHAFPIMKKQKFGRVLNMASINGLVGFAGKAAYNSAKHGVIGLTKVAALEGAAHGITVNAICPGYVDTPLVRNQLKDLAETRNVPLEKVLEEVIYPLVPQKRLLEVLEIADYAMFLASDIAKGITGQAAVIDGGYTVQ; the protein is encoded by the coding sequence GTGGTTGAAAATAAGGTAGTCTTAATTACTGGTGCAGCACAAGGGATAGGGTATGAGATGGGAAAGATTTTTGCTAAAAACGGTGCAAAAGTAATTTTAACAGATATTAATGAATCATTAGTGATGGAAGTCTCTAAATCTTTAAATGACGGTGGATTCGAAACGTTAGGATTAAAATGCGATGTTACAGATGAAGAAAACATAAAAAATGTTATTGAAACAGCTGTAGCAACCTATGGACGATTGGATGTATTAATAAATAATGCTGGATTACAGCATGTGTCAATGATTGAAGATTTCCCAACGGAAAAATTCGAATTTTTAACAAAAGTGATGTTAGTTGCTCCTTTTGTAGCCATAAAACATGCCTTTCCGATTATGAAGAAGCAAAAATTCGGTAGGGTATTAAACATGGCTTCTATAAACGGGTTAGTTGGTTTTGCGGGTAAAGCAGCATACAATAGTGCCAAACACGGTGTAATTGGTCTTACAAAAGTAGCTGCTTTAGAAGGTGCAGCACACGGAATAACAGTTAATGCTATTTGCCCTGGTTATGTAGATACACCACTAGTTCGAAATCAATTAAAAGATCTTGCAGAAACAAGAAATGTGCCATTAGAAAAAGTGTTAGAAGAAGTAATCTATCCACTTGTTCCACAAAAACGCTTACTAGAAGTATTAGAAATAGCTGATTACGCTATGTTTTTAGCAAGTGACATTGCAAAAGGGATTACAGGTCAAGCAGCAGTAATTGATGGTGGGTATACAGTTCAATAA
- a CDS encoding permease, which yields MEFFKSFIFLAVELTVLFLVVSFLVNALQGFVPFEKLEKRLAGKNQYVGGLFALLFAFVTPFCSCSTIPIIVNMLKKKFHFGVVMVFLFASPILDPTIITVMSVVLGWKVALIYTLVTMIFSYIIGFTIHALGLEKEVKKVVMSGYETSNQKFSWKIALQETLQLMKKVVPYLVIGAFVGALIKGVVPTEFIASTFGQDSWWLVPIAAIIGVPLYIRLASMIPIANILLLKGMALGPIMAMLISSAGASLPEVVMLHSIFKKKLVFIFIGSVITMASMSGFLFYLI from the coding sequence ATGGAATTTTTTAAATCATTTATATTTTTAGCTGTTGAATTAACGGTTTTATTTTTGGTTGTTTCATTTTTAGTAAATGCACTACAAGGTTTTGTACCTTTTGAAAAGTTAGAAAAACGTTTGGCTGGCAAAAATCAATATGTAGGTGGACTATTTGCATTATTATTTGCATTCGTTACGCCATTTTGTTCTTGCTCAACCATTCCAATAATCGTAAACATGTTGAAGAAGAAATTTCATTTCGGTGTTGTGATGGTTTTCCTTTTTGCTTCTCCAATATTAGACCCAACAATAATAACCGTAATGTCAGTTGTATTAGGTTGGAAAGTGGCTCTCATCTACACGTTAGTAACGATGATCTTTTCCTATATAATTGGATTCACGATTCACGCACTAGGTTTAGAAAAAGAAGTGAAAAAAGTAGTAATGTCTGGCTACGAGACTTCTAATCAAAAATTCAGTTGGAAGATTGCACTACAAGAAACATTGCAATTAATGAAAAAAGTAGTTCCATATTTAGTAATTGGTGCATTCGTAGGAGCATTAATAAAAGGTGTTGTTCCTACAGAGTTTATTGCAAGTACTTTTGGGCAAGATAGTTGGTGGTTAGTCCCTATCGCAGCCATTATAGGTGTACCATTATATATTCGTTTAGCTAGCATGATACCAATTGCCAACATCTTACTCCTAAAAGGAATGGCTCTAGGACCAATAATGGCCATGTTAATAAGCTCAGCAGGAGCAAGCTTACCTGAAGTAGTCATGCTACACTCCATTTTTAAGAAAAAATTAGTATTCATCTTCATCGGATCCGTCATCACCATGGCAAGTATGTCTGGGTTTCTGTTTTACCTTATTTAA